gagagagagagagagagagagagataatatgtaTAATAGTCATAAGAAGAGTATAAAATtgctgtgattttaattttacttcttacgttaatggtaatgaatataattatgtcttagttttctatttaaatttattaaggcgtcaataacctacatgttgtgacaccagttttaatagacataatcaatcgaatgtcccagtcttgggaatttgagacataggttcctgtcctggggacGCAACAGGGAAGGACATTTTATCCTCCTACAAATTCTTGGTGAGGATTCTAATATGGAGCAGTTGTGCATATTTGTTAGAGAGGCGGGCCTcctcagtaaattttaaattgtacatatatgcaatatttgtatgtatagatagtatatgtgaatagatattatacagtgtgtgtgtaatatgtatatatatatatatatatatatatatatatatatatatatatatatatatatatatatatatatatatatatatatataacaagaagtcattcaaactggatggtatttaatgagTTTTAGCCGACCCTTAGTCCACATTTGCCCTTAGTTTGTTTTGAAAGAGTagaattctactaatgcacagaacaatttgtatgtgataaagttaatatatatatatatatatatatatatatatatatatatatatatatatatatatatatatatatatatatatattatatatatatatatatatatatatatatattatacctaacAAGAAGTCTGTGTAGCCGACCTtagtttgcccttagtttatTGAGAGTAGTTGACCTACATATACCAACACATAaaaagttatcaacattccgatctgtccccttcctttacctggaACAGAAATTTAGATGGCACAGTCAAAAGGGGCAAGAATAAGaggctgagtgtcactcccttaagcagcttagcccaactaagctgcttaaaacaaccattctaaaggcagattgagctggctgaattgtctttccacacaATACCTGGGGAGATAAAAGCAGATGgtcggaacacctggaaaatgacacatcttcagcCCGGTCACCACATGGGGCCCCTACCCTTGGCGgttgccttaaaaggagcttggACAGGAAGATCTTGGCAGTTAGCCGTACACGAACGGGAGGATGCTATGAGTTGCGGAGAGGTCCCCCTCCTCccctgtccacaccagactccacACTTGAATCCagttctacagtcatcctcgaacgGACTGTCCATGTGATTTGTGTACAGTGCCACGCGTGTGACTGCCCcttgtcattcttcgccagagacccgcttcccgtAAGGTAAAGTatgagtcaagacctttcagtcacgacagtttgccattagaagtgtttattgaatgCCAGTATTACTCTTTATcctttgtgccattttatccagtgccatttccagtgttttgtgctccagtgtaaagtggtcattcattcctcgagtcattgtatgtgttatattttcctttactggcgtgtaatgtttaacactctcttgcagagggaccaatttgctgtggactcatcttggactgtgccttgccaccattcaagactccagtaggaagatcttcaggctttgcaagcctcctaataattcatttaaccattttcttttgattctcttcttgtaaatataattacttaatttaacctaagtgtttacgtaacattccctcatgaagtagagccctaagctcatgtgaatcatcccatttttcttttctttttatgatttcccttaacataaagtcagatttccaaggcccAATAAATAAtgttccgttgccggcctgtaaaagtATTCTACAAATCTAGAATTCcaggaatacataaaaatatatacagtatatatattatataatgtttagatatttgtcatatcaaactatttttacagttatttatttactttttagtttatttttttattaaggcatcaatagctataatcaatcaatcaattaagaATGTGACAAAAATTGGATCTTTGATACTGGATTTTAGGCAAGGCGAATTAGGAACCGATACGTGCAGTATAAAACTAAAACCTGGAAGGTTAAAGACTGTTACAATTAGTAGAAGCTACGAATCTGGTAGTCTTGATTACTCAGTTGGAGAAAAGGAGATGTCATCTGGTAACAtacaaaagtggacaaaatgagatgcaaattgattatgttttggttaggaaggaagacaagaaaatcattatggattGTAAGGTTATTCCAAATGAAACTGTTGTAGCACAGcataaactggtagtggcagatTCTGGGCTGAAAGCAATGTGGAAAAGACAAGCCCCAGCCAGGAATAGGAGGATTAAAACTTGaaagctgaagggggagaaggcaagagagttcagaagtaaagtggaaagagccagagaagagagataagTGAGTGAAATGTCAGAATTGCCTGAGGAGATATGAGATGATATGAAAGAGATTGTGGtgccagcagcagcagaggtgcATGGGACGACCAGTggtaagcagcaacaggaaaaagaaacatggtggtggaatcaagaggttcaaacagctgtgaaggaaaagacTATAGCCAGAAGAGGATGGGAAGAAGATAACAACTACCAAACAGGAGAGGAGTATAGACggacaaagagggaaacaaagagagTGGTAGCGACTGCAAAGGGAGAAGCCAGGAGAGAATGGTATGAGAAGATGGGAACACCggagggagaaaagataatctacagaattgcagaagtgagaagaaaagacaggcaggctgtaggagaggtaggaattattaaagttgaaaatagaaatatcttaattgaagaagaggaagtcaggagaagatggaaagactttttttcacaactattaaacaatAAGAATGAGTgtgaaaaactggaaaatgttcctccagtagaaggaccaGTAGCAAACATCAGAATGAGTGAAAttgagaatgctataaagaaaggaaaagtaaataaagctgcaggaaagtcagaggtaacaatagaaatgattaaagcattgggaaatctaggcaaagagtgggtgcacacactactggaaaagatctgggatgtaggGGAAATGCCAGGGGACTGGAGtaatagttggatgattaaaatgtataaacaaaaaggagacgtgttactgtgggaactacagaggaataaagcttttggggCATGTATTCAAGATggaaggttgagagagctgaCAGacatacatgagcagcagtttggttttatgaaaggaaagagcacagtggatgctatttttatagtaggacaagtccaagagaagaatctagaaggaaacaggaaagtttacttgtgttttgtggatcttgaaaaggcgtatgacatcataccaagaagagtagtctattgatgtttgagaaagagaggagtaccagagaagctggtaaggttagtgaagatgatgtatgagggtgcaaga
This DNA window, taken from Macrobrachium rosenbergii isolate ZJJX-2024 chromosome 4, ASM4041242v1, whole genome shotgun sequence, encodes the following:
- the LOC136837521 gene encoding uncharacterized protein, which encodes MKEIVVPAAAEVHGTTSGKQQQEKETWWWNQEVQTAVKEKTIARRGWEEDNNYQTGEEYRRTKRETKRVVATAKGEARREWYEKMGTPEGEKIIYRIAEVRRKDRQAVGEGPALSPFLFLVVIDTLTSELRNNDERWDLLFADDLVIIADTEEELQERFLALERKGFKVNIGKRRAND